One genomic region from Bactrocera tryoni isolate S06 chromosome 3, CSIRO_BtryS06_freeze2, whole genome shotgun sequence encodes:
- the LOC120772949 gene encoding uncharacterized protein LOC120772949, producing the protein MERFIKANLFMICCVAAGLLLIVYLGAFSCEVSWILEAHGDLPMSSYILCTQFFIVFVATTILIHGLVTGLPWGLFAWSVVIGLLSIPELIFVMIMTTQHWGLQSVHGLTELISYLVRLVINCFALICVIPTGIRWRRETQVLTQLQGLATRLQLQTPPPSVPIAKADSRRASKRRQSGAFENAGYEVSEPTKINMAGSQAQGLNMYNNNNPLFGSQNEFNAAIFMPQYMQQFNGHAYGHGGSGVQMRNAGNRAQSLMDLRCTLPGMYNPRYVLDTEDKNGKYFNITIDDLKNSIQDSNKHQPPPSVIGSVNDPIYCSIEPKLPTPPQQRQRTPEKSAQASSSSGKLTRNCISLENLDGITKVQNELAAYGNNLLQNYTQQQQYYLAMLSGYLNNPVHGTGVYRRPSSGSAVGPFSGTVLAQPLPRRNSQQLQYYGGFDYANYTNPYITANSKLSLGNESDDYRKYRDVAL; encoded by the exons ATGGAGCGCTTCATAAAGGccaatttatttatgatttgcTGCGTGGCGGCCGGCTTGCTACTG ATCGTCTATTTGGGTGCGTTCTCGTGCGAAGTGTCTTGGATATTGGAAGCGCATGGCGATTTGCCGATGTCATCGTATATACTTTGCACACAATTCTTCATAGTTtttgtggcaacaacaatactcaTACATGGACTGGTCACCGGTTTGCCGTGGGGCCTGTTCGCATGGTCAGTCGTTATTGGGCTACTTTCAATACCGGAACTGATATTTGTCATGATTATGACAACGCAGCACTGG GGCCTACAATCGGTGCATGGACTCACCGAGCTCATTTCCTACCTCGTAAGACTGGTGATAAATTGCTTTGCGTTAATTTGTGTGATACCAACCGGTATAAG ATGGCGTCGCGAGACACAGGTGCTGACACAACTGCAGGGCTTGGCCACACGCCTCCAGCTGCAGACGCCGCCGCCGAGCGTGCCGATCGCGAAGGCCGACTCGCGACGCGCCAGCAAGCGGCGGCAGAGCGGCGCGTTCGAGAATGCCGGCTACGAGGTGAGCGAACCGACCAAGATCAATATGGCCGGCTCGCAGGCGCAAGGCCTGAacatgtacaacaacaataatccgTTGTTTGGCTCACAAAACGAATTCAATGCGGCGATCTTCATGCCACAGTACATGCAACAGTTCAACGGCCACGCTTACGGTCACGGCGGCAGCGGCGTGCAGATGCGCAACG CCGGCAATCGCGCCCAATCGCTTATGGATCTGCGCTGCACGCTACCCGGCATGTATAATCCGCGCTACGTGCTCGACACGGAGGACAAAAACGGCAAATACTTCAACATCACCATTGACGACCTGAAGAACAGCATACAGGACTCGAACAAGCACCAGCCACCGCCGTCGGTCATCGGTTCGGTGAACGATCCCATCTACTGTTCGATTGAGCCGAAGTTGCCCACACCGCCGCAGCAGCGTCAACGCACGCCAGAGAAGTCCGCACAGGCGTCGTCGTCGTCGGGCAAGTTGACACGCAACTGCATTTCGCTGGAGAATTTGGATGGCATTACGAAGGTGCAAAACGAGTTGGCTGCCTATGGCAACAATTTGTTGCAGAActacacacaacaacaacaatactactTGGCCATGCTGAGCGGTTACTTAAATAATCCGGTGCACGGCACGGGCGTCTATCGGCGACCGTCGAGCGGCTCGGCGGTGGGTCCTTTCTCGGGCACGGTGTTGGCGCAACCGCTGCCGCGGCGCAACTCACAGCAGCTGCAGTATTATGGCGGCTTCGACTATGCGAACTACACGAATCCCTACATAACGGCGAACAGTAAACTGTCGCTCGGCAATGAGTCCGACGATTATCGGAAATATCGCGATGTGGCGCTGTAG